The following proteins are encoded in a genomic region of Larus michahellis chromosome W unlocalized genomic scaffold, bLarMic1.1 SUPER_W_unloc_1, whole genome shotgun sequence:
- the LOC141736702 gene encoding E3 ubiquitin-protein ligase RBBP6-like — translation MSAVHYKFFSKLNNDIVTFDGLHISLRDLKCRIMGREKLKAANCDLQISNAQTDEEYTDDNALIPKNSSVIVRRIPVGGVKATSKTSVRSRTEPVSGISKAVCKFTVSLFYVWKRRSIFLQV, via the exons ATGTCTGCTGTGCATTATaagttcttctccaagctgaacaatgATATAGTCACCTTCGATGGCCTCCACATCTCCCTCCGCGACCTCAAGTGCCGGATCATGGGCCGTGAGAAGCTGAAGGCGGCCAACTGTGacctgcagatcagcaacgcccagaccgACGAAG aatacacagatgacaatgccctgattcctaagaactcatcggtgattgtcagaagaatccctgttggaggagttaaagctaccagcaaaacctctgttag aagtcgaactgagccagtgagtggaaTATCAAAAGCGGTATGTAAATTCACAGTCTCACTTTTTTACGTTTGGAAAAGgcgcagcatttttcttcaggtttga